The Thermodesulfobacteriota bacterium DNA window AGTGGATAATGGTGGGGATTTTCAAGGCTCATATAGCATTGTCCGAGATGATGTTGCGGAAATAATTTTCACTTCTGGTGCTACAGCCGAACCCAAGGGGGTGGTGCTTACTCATGGAAACATCCTTGCAAGCCTGACACCGATTGAGAAAGAGGCGGCAAAGTTCCGTAAATATCTCAAGCTGTTCTTACCCATACGGTTTCTCATTCTTCCTCCACTCAGTCATCTCTTTGGCCAAGCGATGACGCTATTTATAATACCGATGATAGGGGGCACCGTGATCTTCATGCATGGCTATAATCCCTTTGATGTCGTGCGCCAGATTCGAAAGAGGAGAATCTCAGTTTTAGTATGCGTTCCAAAGATGCTCGATGTCTTGCGCATGCATCTGGTCACCCAAAAGTTACGTGTATCAAAATTAGCTGACCGAAGCCTGCACATTGCACGGCGCTGGCTTAAGCACTGGAGGATTCATCGACTGTTCGGGCTTAAATTTTGGAGCTTTATAGTCGGTGCGGCTCCACTTGATTCGGAGCTGGAAGAATTTTGGTCCCGTCTTGGATTTGTGGTCATTCAGGGTTATGGTCTTACGGAGAGTGCTCCGATAGTTACCTTCAATAATCCATTAAGGATACGTAGAGGATCGGTAGGAAAAGTGATTCCGGGCGTTGAGATAAAGATTGCGCCGGATGGTGAGATACTTATTAGAGGCGAGGCCGTGACCCATGGGTATTTCAAGTCTCAAACTGAAACCGAAGAAGCCTTTGACGGAGGGTGGTTTCATACCGGTGACATCGGCTATTTCGATCAGCAGGGTAATCTCTATATACATGGTCGGAAGAAAGAGATTATTGTCACTCCAGAGGGTATGAATGTGTTTCCAGAAGATGTTGAGCACGTAATTAACAGTCTTCCCGGTGTTAGCGAATCGGCGGTAATTGGAGTTAAAGCCGATGGAGAAGAGCGTGTACATGCCGTTGTGGTGCCAGACCGAAAAAGTTCCGAGTATAAAGGCGTGATTGATATTGAAGGGCTTATGCGTACTGCAAACTCCCGGCTCGCTGATCATCAGAAAATACGGGGCATTACAGAGTGGCCTGGTGAAAGGCTCCCACGTACAGAAGGAACACAAAAATTAAAGAGGCGGGAGGTCAAGAAATGGTATGAAAGCGGGAAGGTGGCGTATGAGATTTATGATGCTAGAGATTCGATTGATTCAATAATCAGGAGAGTCTATGGTGATAAAATTACGGGTCCTGCTGAGACACTTGAAGAGTTTGGACTCAGCTCCTTAGAGCGAGTGGAGCTATTGATGGAGATTGAGGATAAGTTTCAAGCTCATTTGGATGAGGAGAGTTTTTCCCAGGCTCGAGATGTTAGAGACATTCGCCAACTGATAGAAAATTCTCGAGCCCGTCCTGCTGTCGAACCAGTAGAATTCCCTTCCTGGAATAGACACTGGATTGCTCGTATGTTCAGACGTTTCAGCCTTGCATCGTGGATCCTTCCAATATCTCGAATCTTTGCTTGGATTCAAGTCGATGGATTAGAAAATCTTAAATCGCTCGATGGGCCTCTAATTTTTGCATCCAATCACCAAAGCTCAATGGATGCTCCAGTCATTCTATGCTCTCTGCCTCCCGACCGACGTTATGATGTCGCACCCGCGATGGGTAAGGAATTTTTCAGGGCGCACTTCTATCCCAAGGAGCATACTCGATGGGAATGGTTTCTAAAAAGTATTGAGTATTATCTTGCCTCGCTACTATTTAATACCTTCCCTATTCCTCAGCAAGAGACTGGAACACGACAGACGCTCCGTTACATTGGTGAATTGGTAGACGAGGGGAGCTCGATCCTTATATTCCCTGAGGGGGAGCGCACCGATAAAGGGGAGATCAAGGAGTTTCAGCCAGGGGTAGGTATGATTGCCTCGATGCTGAACATACCTGTTGTTCCCGTGTATTTGGAAGGTGTCTACAGGGTAATGCACCGTTCGTGGAGTTTCCCTAGGCCGGGTCGTGTACGGGTGGTGTTTGGACAGCCGCTCCATCTCAAGGGTAAGGATTACCGATCGCTGGCAAGGGATGTTGAGATAGCGGTAAGACAACTCCAAATAAATTCTTGAATTTGATAATTTCCTGCAGCTTGCTGCAGGGTTTCCCCTATTCTGTTATTGCGAGCACTTCGACCGGCTCAGTGCAGGCTTTAGGGAAGCAATCTCTTCTTTTCTCCCCGTTTTACATTGCTTCGTCCCCTTCGACTTCGCCTCAGGACAGGAACTGGTGGGCTACCGTTATTCGTATTAATTGTTGAAAAAGAAAGATTTCTCCTTTTAGTCGAAATGACATGAGAGACTGCTGGTTTAGGGACTGAGACCCCGTAGCGGCAGGTTTATTTATTGATACAGAATCTTTTTATATCTCCATTAGCTTCGACATATCCTAATTGACCTGCTTTGGATAAATCCGAACATCCACTATCTTTTTGTCCCGATAGTATTTTTGCTACACCTCTATTGTAGTATGCTTCTTCACTTTTAGGATTAAGTTCGATGGCCTTGTCAAAATTCTCTATAGCGCCTTTATAATCTCCCATATTACCCTTTGCTAACGCTATACCTACATATGCTAATGAATCGTTAGGATCAACTTTTATAGCATTGTTGTAGTCCTGTACAGCACCCATATAATCACCCAGCCCATCTTTTGCTTTCCCTCTGCCTATGTATGCTGTGGAAAGATTCGGATTAAGCTCAATAGCCTTGTTGTAGTCCAGTATCGCTTCTTTATATTGTCCTAGGCCAATTTTTGCCCCAGCTCTAGCTTCGTATGCTTCCGCATATTTAGGGCTTAGGTCAATTGCGTTGTTGAAATCCTGTATGGCTCCTTGATAATCGCCTTTCAAAAATTTATCCACCCCCTTTTCAGAATAGGATTCTGCAGTCTGGGAATAGCTTGGCGGAACTGAATAGAATAAAACAAGCATTATAATAAACATTATTTTCATGGCCTTAGATTTTATCAGAAACATAGCCCACTTCAACATTGAAGGAAATAGCTGTCTCTGTTTCTGCAAGAAAGTGTTCTTTATCTCTCATTGACTTCTCCTCTCTCTGTTACTTAAATGATACTCCCCATTTCTAAGCTTGGGCTTAATAGCTATTGCCTGAGCCAATACGGCTTGTGAGAAATCGGGACTTCTACCCATTTGTACCCATTTGACTCTCAATATCCAAATTACAATTCCACAACTTCCACATTACCTCTCATATTCAATTCCAGCTGGCCAGAGGTGACAGAATATTGTACGAATTAAAATTTTTCTTAATCAGCGGATTGGGATCTATTAAGTTTTTTCGCTGAGTTTAAGAGGTGGATTCCAATCAACAACTCCTGGTGCACGGCGGCCCCAAGTATTTCCATGTTTATCTGGTTTATCCGTAAAAAATCTTACTATTAATCTATGAATCATGTTCATATTGGGAAGAATTCCATGGAAACCTCCGATCGTAGAGAGTGCTTTATCTTCGAGCTCCCAGTATCCATAATCATCTGGCCTCACACATACAAGATTCTCCTGTTTCAAGAATTTAGGAATTGCACCTTCAAAGGGGACAGTCCCGTCCCCGGTAAATCTTCGTTCATCTGTAGTATGATCTTTAGGATCCCAATTATTCTTACGATCCGAAGATTGTAGAACAAATTGAGGTGACTTGCCCTTTTTTATGATCTTTAGATGGACTCGGGTAACAGAATCAACTCCGACAACTGCTAACCATCTATCAGGTGTTAATCCTGCGTCTGTCAATTTAAACTTGTCAATTCCTTCGCGATGTTGTTTCCCGTCAGCCAATAATTTTGCGAATATCTTCTCAGCAAGCTGCATTGGTGGCTCAGGGGGAAGCCCTTTCAAGCGTACCCATTCTTTAATTGTTTGAACTATCCCCGGTTGCCAAGCTTCCGTTTTAAATAATGAGTCAGGAATTCCCGGGTCGGTTTCGATCCCGTTTTTAAAACTTGGTAGTAAATGGTATAAGGCTGGAGTAATTCGAGCGGCCTCGCGTTCCCTCGAACTGGGCGGAGAGGTTCCCAAGTCGGCCGTACCCGTCGTAATTTTAATAACGGCCTCAAAAGATCCTTGATATGGTGTGGCCAAGGTTACTACCTTATTCACGGGTGAGGTGTTGCCTTTTTTCCTCAGATAACCTGTGATAATTAGCCCCCCCATCGAATGTCCGACAAGGTTTACCTTAGGATTTTCAAGATAACCGGCCTGGTGATAGTGTCTCAATATTTTCGTTCGGTCGATAACCTCTTGAATAAAATCAACTAGCTGATCCTGAATGTCATCGAGTCTCATTCTCCAATCGTAGCTGAATGGATACACGGGAACAGGTTGGTCCTCTCTCGACCTAAGGTTATAACGGAGCTCCTCTATGATTTCCTTATATGCGATTTCGTATAATTGATCAGGTTTTAGTCGAGACGGCTCTACTACTTCGTAACGCAGGTCATTGGGATGAAGCGTCACACGTTCATATTCTTTCCTTATCACGGTCCAGACATACTCCGGAGGTAAAGGATATTGATCCTTCAAATAAACAGCGGTGATTCCAGGTATTAATATGACTGGGTCCACTAAGGCCATTTGTCTGCTCTTCTTAATATTATATTTCAGTATAGAGGTAAGAATCAATAAGCCCGGATCCGAATGATGAAATAGATGAGACAACCAAAAAAGATTTACGGTTTCCCTATCTCTGAAAATAAGAAAAATGTAAAATTAAATCAGGGACAGACGTCTCTATTTGTCCCTATTTATCTGTCAAGGTTTACGTTTTCTCCTATCGCCTAAGGTTCATGAAATCTTCAGTAGCTTTTACCAGTTGTTCTGAAGTAAAAGGTTTCTTTAAAAATCTATTACCCGTTGACTCGATAAAATCATTTATAACTGATGTGACAAATATGACCCGTTTTTCTAAGTCTTTTCCTAATCTTTTCACTTCTTGATAAAATTCGTCTCCACCCATTCTTGGCATTAAGAAGTCGGAGATTATCACGTCGTATCTATCGCTCTTTATTCTTTGAAGACCTTCAACACCGTCTCTTGCAATATCTACGTCGAATCCATTTTTCTCTAATATTTCCCTTTCTAATTTGGCTATTATGTCTTCATTCTCTATAATAAGAATTCTTTTTTTATACATTGGCTTGATCCTTATTTAGTCCTTGAACCAATTATTGTATTGATAGTATTTGAACTTGAATGGAATAGTATTATAAGAATTTAGAAAAGTAGGAAAGCGGGAGTAAACACTTTGTTTTTGGCTTCGATCACTATTGCCTATCTTGTTGTATTTACGAACTTCCTAAGTTGACCATCCGTACGTGTGGTCAATTAAGGAAGTTGGGATGCGGGCAACATAAACAAACCCGCTTCCCTCAAGTTCAGTTCTTTTTTAGTAGTTGTTAGGTGCACTTTGAGAATTTTCTTTCATAGGTTCTGTCTGACTGTCCTTGTCATGAGTACCCTCAAAACTGCCTGTATCAGGAGCTTTCTCATCTTCATAAGATTTCACTTCTGATTCTGATGGAATATCCAAACGCTGTCCAGCATAGATCATATCCGGATTCTCTATATTATTAGCTCTGGCTATTACTATCCATTTATCCTGGGAACCTAGATGCTCCTCTGCTATTTCCGCTAGTGTATCCCCCTCTTTAACTACATACTCTCCTTCTGCTGCTATCTCGTCTTCTTCGCTTCCTTTTTGTCCCTCGGAAGTCATACTGCTTTCACTTTCAAAGGTACCTTCGGCAGAAGCTTCACTCTCAACCTTCTCTATGGAAGTCGGTTTCCCATTTTCCAGCATCACCACAACCTTATCCCCTTTCTGTAGCTCCTCTGTTTTTTGTAACCCTGTAACATCAAATGAATGAGTCTTACCAGTCTCGTCTTTCACCTCTATGGTGTGATCCGCGATATTAGTCACCTCACCTCTAATCTGGTTTTGCACATCTGCTTCCCGCTCAGAGCCCTGCTCCATTTGTTGTTGCTGGGTTTGAGCATCGTTTGGTTGCTCTTCCAGAGCATATATACCTACTCCAGTAAGAGTAAGCCCTGAAGCTACTAGTGCGGATAAAACTAGCTTTCTCATTTGTCTTACCTCCTTAGTTTTGGATTTTATTCTATAGTATTTGCAACATCCATGCCAAGTTCGATAGAAATTTTAAATATTTTATATTTATAAGGAGTTATGAAAAGGGGAGGAGATTTAAAGAAGATAAAAAATGTGTTTTAATGTGTGGTATTACACAATAAACAGTGTACGTTTTTATACAAATAATAGAGGTCACATCTGGACTATGTACAATTTGTTATTACTACCCGATTTTCCCATATTTTTTATTTCATAAAATTAAGAATTATGATTTTAGCAACAATTGTAAACATAATTGATCAAAAAATAGAAATTTCTTTCCCCGATTCATAGTTTCAACACATAATAAAAAGTGCACCCCGTTTAATGCGCCATCCTTCAACTGGGTTCAGGATGCGCGGATTGGAATTACATTACGGTATTAAGAGAGTATAAATCCGTTCACACTGAGCGCTTCGACTGAGCTCAGCACAGGCCTGTCGAAGTGTCCGCGCTGAGCGGAGTCGAAGTATGATAATATATAGGTCATAACTCCTTCGAAATTTCGATCCTTCGATTAACTCTAGCGTCTGACGGCACGTTTGATGTTCATGCGGGTTGGGGGCCCCGCCCATCCAATGAGCATTTATCACAAACCACGATAGGCGGGACATTCCTGTCCCGCATTTATTCGAGAGAGTCTAGGGTACCCCCTTTCTGAAAGAGTTATTCCGAT harbors:
- a CDS encoding AMP-binding protein — protein: MRYETLVDFFSQLASHPGDYITYDSGYRSKTFSYSEVAGAAREFALRLSGTNIKKGDNVIIWSENRPEWVIAFWGCLIAGAVIVPIDYQSSPDFLKRVISIVEAPLVLVGEETTLPSLDGEIGVWSLADIAWPTGSASLEFSKSHINTGGRRVDNGGDFQGSYSIVRDDVAEIIFTSGATAEPKGVVLTHGNILASLTPIEKEAAKFRKYLKLFLPIRFLILPPLSHLFGQAMTLFIIPMIGGTVIFMHGYNPFDVVRQIRKRRISVLVCVPKMLDVLRMHLVTQKLRVSKLADRSLHIARRWLKHWRIHRLFGLKFWSFIVGAAPLDSELEEFWSRLGFVVIQGYGLTESAPIVTFNNPLRIRRGSVGKVIPGVEIKIAPDGEILIRGEAVTHGYFKSQTETEEAFDGGWFHTGDIGYFDQQGNLYIHGRKKEIIVTPEGMNVFPEDVEHVINSLPGVSESAVIGVKADGEERVHAVVVPDRKSSEYKGVIDIEGLMRTANSRLADHQKIRGITEWPGERLPRTEGTQKLKRREVKKWYESGKVAYEIYDARDSIDSIIRRVYGDKITGPAETLEEFGLSSLERVELLMEIEDKFQAHLDEESFSQARDVRDIRQLIENSRARPAVEPVEFPSWNRHWIARMFRRFSLASWILPISRIFAWIQVDGLENLKSLDGPLIFASNHQSSMDAPVILCSLPPDRRYDVAPAMGKEFFRAHFYPKEHTRWEWFLKSIEYYLASLLFNTFPIPQQETGTRQTLRYIGELVDEGSSILIFPEGERTDKGEIKEFQPGVGMIASMLNIPVVPVYLEGVYRVMHRSWSFPRPGRVRVVFGQPLHLKGKDYRSLARDVEIAVRQLQINS
- a CDS encoding tetratricopeptide repeat protein; the protein is MFLIKSKAMKIMFIIMLVLFYSVPPSYSQTAESYSEKGVDKFLKGDYQGAIQDFNNAIDLSPKYAEAYEARAGAKIGLGQYKEAILDYNKAIELNPNLSTAYIGRGKAKDGLGDYMGAVQDYNNAIKVDPNDSLAYVGIALAKGNMGDYKGAIENFDKAIELNPKSEEAYYNRGVAKILSGQKDSGCSDLSKAGQLGYVEANGDIKRFCINK
- a CDS encoding alpha/beta fold hydrolase, translated to MALVDPVILIPGITAVYLKDQYPLPPEYVWTVIRKEYERVTLHPNDLRYEVVEPSRLKPDQLYEIAYKEIIEELRYNLRSREDQPVPVYPFSYDWRMRLDDIQDQLVDFIQEVIDRTKILRHYHQAGYLENPKVNLVGHSMGGLIITGYLRKKGNTSPVNKVVTLATPYQGSFEAVIKITTGTADLGTSPPSSREREAARITPALYHLLPSFKNGIETDPGIPDSLFKTEAWQPGIVQTIKEWVRLKGLPPEPPMQLAEKIFAKLLADGKQHREGIDKFKLTDAGLTPDRWLAVVGVDSVTRVHLKIIKKGKSPQFVLQSSDRKNNWDPKDHTTDERRFTGDGTVPFEGAIPKFLKQENLVCVRPDDYGYWELEDKALSTIGGFHGILPNMNMIHRLIVRFFTDKPDKHGNTWGRRAPGVVDWNPPLKLSEKT
- a CDS encoding response regulator, yielding MYKKRILIIENEDIIAKLEREILEKNGFDVDIARDGVEGLQRIKSDRYDVIISDFLMPRMGGDEFYQEVKRLGKDLEKRVIFVTSVINDFIESTGNRFLKKPFTSEQLVKATEDFMNLRR
- a CDS encoding LysM peptidoglycan-binding domain-containing protein, with the protein product MRKLVLSALVASGLTLTGVGIYALEEQPNDAQTQQQQMEQGSEREADVQNQIRGEVTNIADHTIEVKDETGKTHSFDVTGLQKTEELQKGDKVVVMLENGKPTSIEKVESEASAEGTFESESSMTSEGQKGSEEDEIAAEGEYVVKEGDTLAEIAEEHLGSQDKWIVIARANNIENPDMIYAGQRLDIPSESEVKSYEDEKAPDTGSFEGTHDKDSQTEPMKENSQSAPNNY